In Chiloscyllium punctatum isolate Juve2018m chromosome 38, sChiPun1.3, whole genome shotgun sequence, a single genomic region encodes these proteins:
- the LOC140463404 gene encoding uncharacterized protein isoform X2: MAAPWAAGARSRGRDRRWRLRDTDLITGGVSKLESGPEGQNLEDFHLPSSLLTVADSDLGEISGSFPGCIDQSIISIIEATAQTENKLLLDEESEASLLTALTEILDTVDDENPSPFDCIPDSELFAPPKGDQECLLVGHQSCATFPDLGKEPFGHVVPTAPRDLNAQWRSEKLISRSFGEETSKQRSDGEEEEEEDLISNGQGVSELGPGDSLDLQLGEQLDPVGLENNVTLVLESSSPCAHDVPMSDLVKDVRLHCLPNRVMCLGTDIELADSMIELEVHVLQDNEVQDLELPIVLCASSEHLLQMIGENDKESVLAKDPGPESLPQTLKQQEVSPPTPVHLETSPVTVPSGRLRKTSVSDEILIAMQLDRAETSCEHHSLETQVQAAEDQERSIKVQQKQESQFLTQQTEQDVRRIKTRDVTAGRDSSQVTAFSKGAKEPHNPSPCESEPALGDCSIPQSVEPQPGHGVTLVNEAIHPEQTVDNEPVPVPQFPNSDLISQHPGSPSSTISPLSTCDVQSPAVLETTTNESKLRSISLQQYRLRLQQRKRDSVPSVPEKPKVGTDTNSKSAWPVVPIQSIVQGELSILPLEPAGHVVRRQASPAQAPLLHLRDSPQRQAAPIQVPSKDKHTPFTQQATPPTAKLPTCSVTPSSVALPASHLAPPSVAHLTPPSLPPSTHLSPPTCHLPPPPVALPPHYLPPPPVALPPHYLPPPPVALPPHYLPPPPVAMPPHHLPPPPVAMPPHHLPPPPMAMLPHHLPPPPVAIPPHHLPPPPVAVSNHHLPPPYLCSPPIALPTHHLPPPPVALPTLSQPSHPLTQTPSACHLAKHFIVPSNHCLTLPTVPTPFPPLVPPPLTSHALPQVLPTSHALSAPPPGQAPPILAQSVPAQALPLPAQTPLTVQAAPTLLAKPPPAQAPAPPTPAPPTPAPPAQAPAPPTPAPPAQAPAPPTLAPPAQAPAPPTLAPPAQAPAPPTLAPPAQAPAPPTLAPPAQAPASPTLAPPAQAPASPTLAPPAQAPASPTLAPPAQAPASPTLAPPAQAPASPTLAPPAQAPASPTLAPPAQAQATPTLAPPAQAQATPTTAPPAQAPASPALAPPAQAPASPALAPPAQAPASPALAPPAQAPASPTTAPPAQAPASPTLAPASPSPAQAPASPTLAPPAQAPASPTLAPPAQAQATPTTAPPAQAPASPALAPPAQALATPTLAPPAEAQASPAQAPASPTLAPPAQAPASPTLAPASPAPAQAPASPTPAPAPAPASPTPATPALAPASPTLATPAPAPVTPTLAPPASATASPTLALPGPVPAPHPQAPAAPTLPEAPAAHPAQALSAPAVAPPALSPLPAAPPAPVLATQCSFTQQPSNDTPNRTRQKVVPPVLPGSLKPLNKTSILALQPQQVLTTSVHKALIPPARSPSPSTLMSGDSVCPSLLPVIGPHDAAPEEDIPRCQNDLLPASVQRTTVETMLVTSPSVPLSEPPPVQQLQSSTATQAYEGVDQGTLSSSVVSNKVKVNLKGIEAADVMSLLEQFEVTEVSEESTPGNSSGSEVPEEWKLLDHIFGAELASTAGLTPPATPPHQMWKSLPPPVCFLGKRKLQETAESFEGSPVRTAKLIDPKPMAQNNWTKCSSLQPSVEPPLTAANGFGDHIYCLPRVSTQWSSCNIYPPAVGQPDVACRWNIKRQANITIKPITSLNRHSRSPTRQARAGDKQRGAGPGIERNTSDSQKTLPGVQVSSNMLPTGTGSEKPSRSFSSAVDQRNIGGDTAEGNCCVTVAPAPNGETEGSKPFDSSHCSRRTRTSPCYRHQRYLSSSSSTSCSRSRSRSRSRSHSPTWKRRRYGRRRSRHSRHSSRSDSRSSSRSRSCSRSNSRSDSGSRSRSRSSRRRSVHMSYFTDTYDVFPEEPRCQYSRAHSRRINQRRELAIEERRVVYVGKIRNGMLREELRRRFEVFGEIEDCNIYFRSEGDNYGFVTYRYTCDAFAAIENGQTLRKPDELPFDLCFGGRRQFCKTNYADLDSSHADYSSYSTKSKFDSLDFDTLLKQAKRSLRR, translated from the exons ATGGCGGCGCCATGGGCGGCGGGAGCCCGGAGCCGAGGACGGGATCGGCGCTGGAGGCTCCGGGATACCGACCTGATTACCGGCGGCGTCAGCAAGCTGGAGTCCGGgccggag GGTCAGAATCTCGAGGATTTCCATTTACCTTCCAGCCTTCTCACCGTTGCAGATTCAGATCTAGGAGAGATTTCAGGAAGTTTTCCTGGCTGCATTGATCAGTCTATAATCTCCATAATTGAAGCTACAGCACAAACAGAG aaTAAATTGTTGCTTGATGAGGAAAGCGAAGCATCACTACTAACAGCCTTGACCGAGATACTGGATACTGTTGATGATGAAAATCCCTCTCCATTTGATTGCATTCCTGACTCTGAGCTGTTTGCCCCACCAAAGGGTGATCAAGAGTGCCTTCTG GTTGGACATCAGTCTTGTGCCACGTTTCCAGATTTGGGGAAAGAACCTTTTGGACACGTGGTGCCAACTGCTCCAAGGGATCTGAATGCCCAGTGGAGATCAGAGAAGCTGATAAGCAGAAGTTTTGGAGAGGAGACTTCAAAGCAACGTAGTGATGGCGAGGAAGAAGAGGAAGAGGATCTGATCAGTAATGGTCAGGGTGTATCAGAGTTGGGACCTGGTGACTCATTGGACTTGCAGTTGGGTGAACAGCTTGATCCAGTGGGGTTGGAGAACAACGTAACACTGGTACTTGAAAGCAGTTCACCATGTGCACACGATGTTCCAATGTCTGACCTTGTCAAGGATGTTCGTCTCCACTGTTTGCCCAATAGAGTGATGTGTCTGGGGACAGACATTGAGCTAGCAGACAGCATGATTGAACTGGAGGTTCATGTGCTCCAGGATAATGAGGTACAGGATCTGGAGTTACCGATAGTGCTGTGTGCAAGCAGTGAGCACCTACTGCAGATGATAGGTGAGAATGACAAGGAGTCTGTGCTAGCTAAAGACCCTGGTCCAGAGAGCCTGCCACAAACCTTAAAGCAACAGGAAGTCTCTCCACCCACCCCAGTGCATCTGGAGACCTCCCCAGTCACAGTACCAAGTGGACGGTTGAGAAAAACATCAGTATCTGATGAAATTCTAATTGCTATGCAGCTGGACCGTGCTGAAACATCATGTGAACATCACAGTcttgagacccaggttcaagcaGCAGAAGATCAGGAACGCTCCATCAAAGTCCAACAGAAACAGGAGTCTCAATTTCTAACCCAACAAACAGAACAAGATGTGAGGAGAATCAAAACTAGAGATGTTACTGCCGGGAGGGACAGCAGCCAAGTCACCGCATTTAGCAAGGGTGCAAAAGAGCCACATAATCCATCACCATGTGAGAGCGAGCCTGCACTGGGAGATTGCAGCATTCCCCAGTCAGTCGAGCCTCAGCCTGGCCATGGAGTCACACTTGTAAATGAGGCCATACACCCTGAACAAACTGTAGACAATGAGCCTGTTCCGGTGCCCCAGTTCCCTAATTCAGACCTGATAAGTCAGCATCCTGGGTCTCCTTCATCCACAATATCACCATTGTCTACTTGCGATGTGCAGTCTCCTGCTGTTCTTGAAACAACCACCAATGAATCCAAACTGCGATCAATCAGCCTCCAACAGTATCGGCTGCGACTCCAACAACGAAAACGAGATAGTGTCCCCTCAGTGCCTGAGAAACCAAAAGTTGGTACTGATACTAACAGCAAGAGTGCTTGGCCTGTTGTCCCCATTCAGTCCATTGTCCAGGGGGAGCTCAGTATTTTGCCATTAGAACCTGCTGGACATGTGGTCAGAAGGCAGGCCTCTCCTGCTCAGGCCCCTCTGCTCCACCTGCGGGACTCGCCTCAAAGACAGGCTGCTCCCATCCAGGTCCCATCCAAAGATAAACATACCCCATTCACCCAACAAGCAACCCCACCTACTGCAAAACTGCCTACTTGCTCTGTAACTCCATCCTCTGTAGCCCTACCTGCCAGCCACCTGGCTCCACCATCTGTGGCACATCTGACTCCACCCAGTCTGCCCCCATCCACCCATCTGTCACCACCCACCTGTCACCTGCCCCCACCTCCTGTGGCCCTGCCCCCCCACTATCTGCCCCCACCACCTGTGGCCCTGCCCCCCCACTATCTGCCCCCACCACCTGTGGCCCTGCCCCCCCActacctgcccccaccccctgtGGCCATGCCTCCTCAtcacctgcccccaccccctgtAGCCATGCCTCCTCAtcacctgcccccaccccctaTGGCCATGCTGCCCCAtcacctgcccccaccccctgtGGCCATCCCTCCTCAccacctgcccccacccccagtggCTGTTTCCAACCACCACCTGCCCCCACCCTATCTGTGCTCACCCCCTATAGCCCTGCCCACCCATCATCTGCCCCCACCTCCTGTGGCCCTGCCCACACTATCACAACCCAGCCACCCACTGACCCAAactccatctgcttgtcatttgGCCAAACATTTTATTGTACCATCCAACCACTGCCTGACTCTACCCACTGTGCCCACACCATTCCCACCATTGGTCCCACCCCCTTTGACCTCACATGCTCTTCCCCAGGTACTACCCACTTCTCATGCTTTATCTGCTCCACCACCTGGTCAGGCCCCACCCATTCTTGCCCAGTCCGTGCCTGCTCAGGCTCTACCTCTCCCTGCTCAGACTCCACTGACTGTCCAGGCTGCACCCACTCTCCTGGCCAAACCACCACCTGCTCAGGCCCCGGCCCCTCCCACCCCGGCCCCTCCCACCCCGGCCCCTCCTGCTCAGGCCCCGGCCCCTCCCACCCCGGCCCCTCCTGCTCAGGCCCCGGCCCCTCCCACCCTGGCCCCTCCTGCTCAGGCCCCGGCCCCTCCCACCCTGGCCCCTCCTGCTCAGGCCCCGGCCCCTCCCACCCTGGCCCCTCCTGCTCAGGCCCCGGCCCCTCCCACCCTGGCCCCTCCTGCTCAGGCCCCGGCCTCTCCCACCCTGGCCCCTCCTGCTCAGGCCCCGGCCTCTCCCACCCTGGCCCCTCCTGCTCAGGCCCCGGCCTCTCCCACCCTGGCCCCTCCTGCTCAGGCCCCGGCCTCTCCCACTCTGGCCCCTCCTGCTCAGGCCCCGGCCTCTCCCACTCTGGCCCCTCCTGCTCAGGCCCCGGCCTCTCCCACTCTGGCCCCTCCTGCTCAGGCCCAGGCCACTCCCACTCTGGCCCCTCCTGCTCAGGCCCAGGCCACTCCCACAACGGCCCCTCCTGCTCAGGCCCCGGCCTCTCCGGCCCTGGCCCCTCCTGCTCAGGCCCCGGCCTCTCCGGCCCTGGCCCCTCCTGCTCAGGCCCCGGCCTCTCCGGCCCTGGCCCCTCCTGCTCAGGCCCCGGCCTCTCCCACAACGGCCCCTCCTGCTCAGGCCCCGGCCTCTCCCACCCTGGCCCCGGCCTCTCCTTCTCCTGCTCAGGCCCCGGCCTCTCCCACTCTGGCCCCTCCTGCTCAGGCCCCGGCCTCTCCCACCCTGGCCCCTCCTGCTCAGGCCCAGGCCACTCCCACAACGGCCCCTCCTGCTCAGGCCCCGGCCTCTCCGGCCCTGGCCCCTCCTGCTCAGGCCCTGGCCACTCCCACCTTGGCCCCTCCTGCTGAGGCCCAGGCCTCTCCTGCTCAGGCCCCGGCCTCTCCCACCCTGGCCCCTCCCGCTCAAGCCCCGGCCTCTCCCACCCTGGCCCCGgcctctcctgctcctgctcaGGCCCCGGCCTCTCCCACCCCGGCTCCGGCCCCGGCCccggcctctcccacaccggCCACTCCTGCTCTGGccccggcctctcccacactggcCACTCCAGCTCCGGCCCCAGTCACCCCCACCCTGGCCCCTCCTGCTTCGGCCACAGCGTCACCCACTCTGGCCCTTCCTGGTCCGGTCCCTGCCCCCCATCCTCAGGCCCCAGCGGCACCCACTCTGCCCGAAGCCCCTGCGGCCCATCCTGCACAGGCCCTATCTGCACCCGCTGTGGCTCCTCCTGCTTTGTCTCCTCTCCCTGCGGCCCCTCCTGCTCCGGTCCTAGCCACCCAATGCAGTTTCACACAACAGCCATCAAATGACACTCCGAACAGGACAAGGCAGAAAGTGGTACCTCCAGTTCTCCCAGGGAGCTTGAAACCCCTAAACAAAACCTCAATCTTGGCCCTACAGCCTCAGCAAGTCCTGACTACATCAGTCCACAAAGccctcatcccacctgccagaagTCCTTCACCATCAACTCTAATGTCAGGAGATTCAGTGTGCCCATCACTGCTGCCTGTGATCGGGCCTCATGATGCTGCTCCAGAGGAGGATATTCCACGTTGTCAGAATGACTTGCTGCCTGCATCTGTCCAGAGAACTACAGTGGAGACTATGCTCGTAACATCTCCATCAGTGCCACTCTCTGAACCTCCTCCAGTGCAGCAACTTCAATCATCCACGGCAACCCAGGCATATGAAGGAGTTGATCAGGGCACACTGAGCTCCTCAGTGGTGTCGAACAAAGTAAAGGTCAACCTGAAAG GAATTGAGGCGGCCGACGTGATGAGTTTATTGGAACAGTTTGAAGTCACTGAGG TGTCAGAGGAATCAACCCCTGGGAACAGCAGTGG GTCAGAGGTTCCTGAGGAGTGGAAACTATTAGATCACATTTTTGGAGCAGAATTGGCAAGTACAGCAG GTTTGACGCCTCCAGCAACTCCTCCGCATCAGATGTGGAAATCACTACCACCACCAGTGTGCTTTCTGGGCAAACGAAAGTTGCAGGAAACAGCTGAGAGCTTTGAGGGCTCTCCAGTTAGGACTGCGAAGCTGATTGATCCAAAGCCTATGGCACAGAATAACTGGACAAAGTGTTCAAGCCTGCAGCCTTCAGTTGAGCCCCCGCTCACTGCTGCCAATGGCTTTGGAGATCACATATATTGTTTGCCAAGAGTCAGCACCCAGTGGTCATCGTGCAACATCTATCCACCGGCTGTGGGCCAGCCAGATGTTGCTTGCCGCTGGAATATCAAGCGCCAAGCTAACATTACCATTAAACCCATTACCTCCCTGAATCGTCATAGCCGAAGCCCAACTCGTCAGGCCCGGGCAGGGGACAAGCAGCGAGGAGCTGGCCCTGGTATTGAAAGGAACACGTCAGATTCCCAGAAGACATTGCCGGGAGTTCAGGTGTCCTCCAACATGCTTCCCACTGGAACAGGAAGCGAGAAACCCAGTAGGAGCTTCTCATCAGCAGTGGACCAAAGAAACATTGGAGGCGACACTGCAGAGGGAAACTGTTGTGTAACAGTAGCTCCCGCTCCAAATGGAGAGACTGAGGGGAGCAAACCTTTTGATTCttcccattgttcaagaaggacTCGGACCTCCCCGTGCTATAGGCACCAGCGGTATCTTAGCTCCTCGAGTTCCACATCCTGCTCCCGCTCTCGGTCCCGGTCCCGGTCCCGGTCCCATTCTCCTACATGGAAAAGGAGACG ATATGGCAGGAGACGATCCCGTCATTCTCGACACAGTTCACGATCAGATTCCAGATCGAGCTCACGTTCCAGGTCATGTTCCAGATCAAATTCAAGATCTGACTCTGGATCTAGATCCAGATCAAGATCGTCACGAAGACGCAGTGTTCATATGAG TTATTTCACAGATACTTATGACGTGTTTCCTGAGGAACCGAGATGTCAGTACTCGAGAGCTCACTCACGAAGAATTAATCAGCGACGGGAACTTGCTATA GAAGAACGGCGAGTTGTTTATGTTGGGAAAATCCGGAATGGGATGTTGCGTGAGGAATTGAGGAGGCGATTCGAAGTGTTTGGAGAAATTGAGGATTGCAACATTTATTTCAGGAGTGAAGG AGATAACTATGGTTTTGTCACGTACCGTTATACATGCGATGCATTTGCTGCTATTGAGAATGGACAGACGTTGCGTAAACCTGACGAACTGCCCTTTGACCTCTGTTTTGGTGGCCGGCGGCAGTTTTGTAAAACCAATTATGCAGATCTAG ATTCCAGTCATGCAGACTACAGTTCTTATTCAACCAAAAGCAAGTTTGACTCTTTAGACTTTGACACTTTATTAAAACAGGCCAAACGGAGTCTTCGGAGGTGA